A part of Vicia villosa cultivar HV-30 ecotype Madison, WI unplaced genomic scaffold, Vvil1.0 ctg.002215F_1_1, whole genome shotgun sequence genomic DNA contains:
- the LOC131638188 gene encoding NAD(P)H-quinone oxidoreductase chain 4, chloroplastic → MAWFSASASASEASSANTGEGISESEFSRARRISAKFFGGEGATAIAVAEAAIGLAIVSSIARCTQCVRACPTDVLEMIPWDGCKAKQIAFAPRTEDCVGCKRCESACPTDFLSVRVYLWHETTRTRVFLAQVYLIFITNYFPWLTIVVVFPIAAGSFIFLFPHRGNKVIRWYSICICLIDLLLTTYTFCYHFQLDDPLIQLPENSKWINFFDFYWRLGIDGLSIGPILLTGFITTIATLAAQPVTREYRLFYFLMLAMYSGQIGPFSSRDILLFFIMWELELIPVYLLLSMWGGKKRLYSATKFILYTAGASVFLLMGILGIGLYGSNEPTLNFETLINQSYPVALEIIFYMAFLIAFAVKSPIIPLHTWLPDTHGEAHYSTCMLLAGILLKMGAYGLVRINMEFFSHANSIFCPWLMILGSIQIIYAASTSFGQRNLKKRIAYSSVSHMGFIILGIGSISDTGLNGAILQIISHGFIGAALFFLAGTSYDRLRLLYLDEMGGMAIPMPKIFTIFTILSMASLALPGMSGFVAELIVFFGIITSQKYLFMMKILITFVTTIGMIFTPIYLLSILRQMFYGYKFFNPPNSSFFDSGPRELFISISLLIPILGIGIYPDFIFSFSVDKVEAILSHF, encoded by the exons GATGTACTCAATGTGTCCGAGCCTGTCCCACAGATGTATTAGAAATGATACCTTGGGATGGATGTAAAGCTAAGCAAATAGCTTTTGCCCCAAGAACAGAGGACTGTGTTGGTTGTAAGAGGTGTGAGTCCGCTTGTCCGACAGATTTCCTAAGTGTTCGAGTTTATTTATGGCATGAAACAACTCGAA cGCGGGTTTTTCTGGCCCAAGTGTATCTTATTTTTATCACGAATTATTTTCCTTGGTTAACAATAGTTGTTGTTTTTCCAATAGCCGCAGGTTCCTTCATTTTCTTATTTCCTCATAGGGGAAATAAGGTAATTAGGTGGTATAGCATTTGTATATGCTTAATCGATCTCCTTCTAACAACCTATACATTTTGTTATCATTTCCAATTGGATGATCCACTAATTCAACTTCCGGAGAATTCTAAATGGatcaatttttttgatttttactgGAGATTAGGAATAGATGGACTCTCTATAGGACCTATTTTACTCACGGGATTTATAACTACTATAGCCACTTTAGCGGCTCAGCCGGTTACTCGAGAATACCGATTATTCTATTTCCTGATGTTAGCAATGTATAGCGGTCAAATAGGACCATTTTCTTCTCGAGACATTTTACTTTTTTTCATCATGTGGGAATTGGAATTAATTCCCGTTTATCTACTTTTATCCATGTGGGGGGGAAAGAAACGTTTGTATTCAGCTACAAAGTTTATTTTGTACACTGCAGGAGCTTCTGTTTTTTTATTAATGGGAATTCTGGGTATCGGTTTATATGGCTCTAATGAACCAACATTAAATTTTGAAACATTAATTAATCAATCGTATCCCGTGGCACTAGAAATAATATTCTATATGGCCTTTCTTATTGCTTTTGCTGTCAAATCGCCGATTATACCCTTACATACATGGTTACCAGATACCCACGGAGAGGCACATTACAGCACTTGTATGCTTTTAGCCGGAATCTTATTAAAAATGGGAGCGTATGGGTTGGTTCGAATTAATATGGAATTTTTTTCCCACGCTAATTCCATATTTTGCCCCTGGTTAATGATATTAGGTTCTATTCAAATAATCTATGCCGCTTCAACATCTTTTGGTCAGcgtaatttaaaaaaaagaatagCTTATTCTTCGGTATCTCATATGGGTTTTATAATTCTAGGAATTGGTTCTATAAGTGATACTGGTCTCAACGGGGCCATTTTACAAATAATATCTCATGGATTTATTGGCGCTGCCCTTTTTTTCTTGGCAGGAACTAGTTATGATAGACTGCGTCTTCTTTATCTTGACGAAATGGGCGGAATGGCTATCCCCATGCCAAAAATATTCACTATTTTCACTATCTTATCAATGGCTTCTCTTGCATTGCCTGGCATGAGCGGTTTTGTTGCAgaattgatagttttttttggAATAATTACTAGTCAAAAATATCTTTTCATGATGAAAATACTAATTACTTTTGTAACAACAATTGGAATGATATTCActcctatttatttattatctatcTTACGGCAGATGTTCTATGGATACAAGTTTTTTAATCCACCAAACTCTTCTTTTTTTGATTCTGGGCCCAGagaattatttatttcaatttctcTCCTTATACCCATACTAGGTATTGGTATTTATCCAGATTTCATTTTCTCATTTTCGGTTGACAAGGTTGAAGCTATTCTATCTCATTTTTGA